The following proteins are encoded in a genomic region of Candidatus Binatus sp.:
- a CDS encoding HNH endonuclease gives MAYYHAHATRDGAPLLDELWAVIDHVNAFSAGGLNTEENLATACNKCNGRKSSAPLDKWGKRYLRKAVKGKYGEPQHWDGLSGLFVILAQRDPVGLTASEKIWLRELTTLTS, from the coding sequence TTGGCCTATTACCACGCCCACGCCACTCGTGATGGTGCTCCGTTGCTCGATGAACTGTGGGCCGTAATTGATCACGTCAATGCTTTTTCCGCTGGCGGTCTCAACACTGAAGAAAATCTCGCGACAGCCTGCAACAAATGCAATGGTCGAAAAAGCTCCGCGCCTTTAGACAAATGGGGTAAGCGTTATCTGCGTAAGGCGGTCAAAGGAAAGTACGGAGAACCGCAACATTGGGACGGGCTATCTGGGTTGTTCGTCATTCTGGCACAGCGCGATCCTGTTGGACTTACTGCGTCCGAGAAAATATGGCTCAGGGAACTTACAACGCTCACTTCTTAG